A genome region from Nicotiana tabacum cultivar K326 chromosome 13, ASM71507v2, whole genome shotgun sequence includes the following:
- the LOC107804670 gene encoding uncharacterized protein LOC107804670: MKSFNAFLCLMLSCLLCVVSTVASSKLAGNETDRLALLSIKGQITYDPFGVMYSWNDSFHHCSWQGVTCSKRHQRVTLLDLSSKQLVGTIVPHIGNMSFLRKLTLRNNTINGEIPQEIGRLFRLQNLELANNSFTGEIPVELSNCSRLIYLDLDGNRLTGKIPVELGLYLRNLQVLFLRSNNLTGELPYSLGNLSSLIALAAPENRLEGSIPYSLGQLTNLSYISLGANMISGDIPISLFNLSSLYHFAAPVNQLKGSLPIDIGSTLPSLRLLYLHSNLLNGVVPSSISNLTRLEIISLSRNQLSGKIPSLENLHNLRGLGMHFNNLGTGREDDMDFFSSLVNITSFRELSLSVNNIGGQLPKNIGNFSTKFRSIGFARNKLFGRIPDGFVSLSNMEIVSLEYNQLTGEFPVNLGKLQKLKYFYVNGNKLSGKIPSSIGNLTSLYGLNLAQNNLEGTIPSVLGNCQLLQMLYLSGNRLSGAIPKEVLSISALSIQLDLSGNQLSGTLPLEIGSLVNLGYLDISDNKLSGKLPSTLGSCIRLENLYVQGNMFEGVIPSPLSSLKGLAYLDFSRNNFSGVIPKYFETFSSLKSLNMSFNNFEGEVPQGGVFSNASGAIISGNRNLCGGSQVLKLPQCKDSMPKKGRLSPTLKIIISVACSLFGVMLVLVGVVFCILRRKKHSASPYLPDDSFLKISYGELLKATNGFSSENLIGKGGFGCVYKGILGSDEKNVAIKVLDLQHRGALKSFIAECEVLKNLRHRNLVKLVTACSGTDFQGNDFKALIYEFMVNGSLDDWLHSFSIDGSLHVLHLDLYQRVNVAIDIAFALEYLHHGSQIPVVHCDLKPSNVLLDMDMTARVGDFGMSRFLQETAQQTSPRKTSTIGIKGSIGYAAPEYGMGSEVSTLGDIYSYGIIILEMITGKKPTDDAFSNGLNLHNYVKMAFSAGRVIEIVDPMICHNLQEEETTNTIAERKTKDYIRECLISMCKIGIACTMESPKERMGLSDVVKELQLVKETLSKCDRTL, encoded by the exons ATGAAGTCTTTTAATGCTTTCCTTTGTCTTATGCTTTCTTGCTTATTATGTGTTGTTTCTACAGTTGCATCTTCCAAACTTGCTGGAAATGAAACTGATAGATTAGCCCTTCTCAGCATCAAAGGACAAATAACTTATGATCCTTTTGGTGTTATGTATTCTTGGAACGATTCATTCCATCATTGCAGCTGGCAAGGCGTTACATGTAGCAAGCGACATCAAAGGGTGACTTTGCTGGATTTAAGCTCCAAACAGCTTGTAGGAACAATAGTTCCTCATATAGGAAATATGAGTTTTCTTAGAAAACTAACTCTTCGAAATAACACCATCAACGGTGAGATACCACAGGAAATCGGAAGATTATTCAGGTTACAGAACTTAGAGCTCGCGAACAACTCATTTACTGGTGAAATTCCAGTGGAACTTTCAAATTGCTCTAGGCTCATATATCTTGATTTGGATGGTAACAGACTGACCGGGAAAATCCCTGTGGAGCTTGGTTTGTATTTAAGAAATCTTCAGGTACTTTTTCTTAGATCAAATAATTTAACAGGAGAGTTGCCATATTCTTTAGGTAATCTTTCATCTCTAATTGCCTTAGCAGCACCAGAGAATAGATTAGAAGGAAGTATACCATATTCATTAGGCCAATTGACTAACTTGAGCTATATTTCTCTTGGTGCTAATATGATTTCTGGTGATATTCCCATTTCACTCTTCAACTTATCATCTCTTTATCATTTTGCTGCTCCAGTTAACCAACTTAAAGGAAGTCTTCCTATAGATATTGGATCGACTCTTCCAAGTCTTCGCTTACTTTATTTGCACTCGAACTTATTGAATGGAGTGGTTCCAAGTTCCATTTCTAATTTAACGAGACTTGAAATTATCTCATTATCAAGAAACCAGTTGTCCGGGAAAATCCCTTCTCTGGAAAATCTCCATAACCTTCGGGGACTAGGAATGCATTTCAATAATCTTGGAACCGGGAGAGAAGATGACATggatttcttttcttccttggTTAACATTACCAGTTTTCGAGAACTGAGTTTGAGTGTGAATAATATAGGAGGCCAGTTGCCTAAGAATATTGGCAACttctcaaccaagtttagatctATTGGTTTTGCTAGGAACAAACTATTCGGACGAATACCTGATGGATTTGTAAGTCTCAGCAACATGGAAATAGTAAGTTTGGAGTATAACCAATTGACTGGTGAATTTCCAGTTAATCTTGGCAAACTTCAAAAGCTCAAGTATTTCTATGTTAATGGAAACAAACTTTCTGGAAAAATCCCTTCTTCCATTGGAAACTTGACATCCTTGTATGGACTTAATCTAGCTCAGAACAATTTAGAAGGGACAATTCCTTCAGTTCTTGGAAATTGCCAGTTGTTGCAAATGTTGTATCTTTCTGGAAACAGACTCAGCGGCGCAATACCAAAAGAGGTCCTCAGTATCTCAGCCTTGTCAATCCAACTAGACCTGTCCGGAAATCAGTTAAGTGGCACTCTTCCCCTTGAAATAGGAAGTTTAGTCAATCTCGGGTATCTTGATATCTCCGATAACAAGTTATCTGGAAAACTTCCTAGCACTTTAGGAAGTTGCATTAGGTTGGAAAATCTCTATGTTCAAGGTAACATGTTTGAAGGTGTGATCCCGTCGCCTTTAAGCTCCTTGAAAGGGCTTGCATATTTGGACTTTTCGCGTAATAATTTCTCTGGTGTTATTCCTAAGTACTTTGAAACTTTTTCATCCTTGAAAAGCTTAAACATGTCGTTTAATAATTTTGAGGGTGAAGTACCCCAAGGGGGAGTTTTCAGTAATGCAAGTGGAGCAATAATCAGCGGAAACAGAAATCTTTGTGGAGGTTCTCAAGTGCTAAAGCTACCACAATGTAAAGATTCAATGCCAAAGAAGGGAAGATTATCACCAACTCTAAAGATAATTATTTCTGTTGCTTGTAGTTTATTTGGAGTAATGCTAGTTTTGGTAGGCGTAGTTTTCTGTATTTTAAGGAGGAAGAAACATAGCGCTTCACCCTATTTACCAGATGATTCATTTTTGAAAATCTCCTATGGTGAACTGCTGAAAGCAACCAATGGATTCTCTTCAGAAAATCTCATTGGTAAGGGTGGTTTTGGTTGTGTATACAAAGGAATTCTTGGTTCAGATGAGAAAAATGTCGCGATCAAAGTACTTGATTTGCAGCATAGAGGAGCTTTAAAGAGCTTTATTGCAGAATGTGAAGTTCTAAAGAACCTTAGGCATAGAAATCTTGTCAAGTTAGTAACTGCATGTTCAGGTACTGATTTTCAGGGCAATGATTTTAAGGCCCTGATTTACGAGTTCATGGTTAACGGTAGCCTGGACGATTGGCTGCATTCATTTTCCATTGATGGAAGTCTGCACGTACTACATCTAGATCTTTATCAGAGAGTAAATGTTGCAATTGATATTGCTTTCGCGCTAGAGTATCTTCATCATGGAAGCCAAATACCAGTTGTTCATTGTGATTTGAAGCCGAGCAATGTCTTACTAGACATGGACATGACTGCCCGTGTTGGCGATTTTGGTATGTCAAGGTTCCTCCAAGAAACAGCTCAGCAAACTTCACCAAGAAAAACTAGCACTATTGGTATTAAAGGATCAATTGGCTATGCAGCTCCAG AATATGGAATGGGAAGTGAAGTGTCAACTTTAGGTGACATATACAGCTATGGCATTATCATATTGGAGATGATTACAGGGAAAAAGCCGACAGACGACGCCTTTTCAAATGGATTGAACCTTCACAACTATGTTAAAATGGCTTTCTCTGCTGGTAGAGTTATAGAAATTGTTGATCCAATGATTTGCCACAACTTGCAAGAAGAGGAGACCACCAACACTATTGCTGAAAGGAAAACCAAAGATTACATTAGAGAGTGCTTAATTTCTATGTGTAAAATTGGGATTGCCTGCACCATGGAATcaccaaaagaaagaatgggactTAGTGATGTTGTTAAAGAGTTGCAGTTAGTCAAAGAAACTTTATCTAAATGTGATCGGACATTATGA